Part of the Citrus sinensis cultivar Valencia sweet orange chromosome 2, DVS_A1.0, whole genome shotgun sequence genome, GAAGTGAGTTACAAGGAGGAGTTTGTGCCTACTGATGAAGGCTCATACACCATTATTGTTcagaaaggaaagaagatggGGTCGCATGAGGGGCCAATTCGCAACACCTTCAAGAACAATGAAGCTGGAAAGCTTGTTCTCACAATTGACAATGCCTCAAGCAAGAAGAAAAGGGTTCTGTATCGATACAAGACCAAGAACTTCTCCTCTTGAAAGTTTAAACTACACAATTAATCTATCTATTTACTATGTTTTGTCCAAATTCTGCATAACTTCGGGGATCATTAAAATtcattgttatattttctatctactaaattattcttttaggCTGGGAAATTAATGGGAGAGAGGTGATTAATAAGacttcattattattttttttcaaggaCTGATACATTAATCCTGTGTTTTGATATCCAATTTGTCTGAATCTTTAGGGGGGATGCTTTGTTCCATAATTCTGAGAGTGAAAGATTGCTTCGTTGTTGTATGCGATTGTTCCGATTGAatgagttaatttttatatatatttttaattaatcatgtcacagttcacatgaatttatttatttagtaacCAATAATTGCTGTCTAccaaattattcttttaggCTGGGAAATTAATGGCAGGGGTGTGATTTggacataattgttattttattttcccagGACTAAGACATCAAAATGGGAGAGATGCAATTGAAatggaatatttttatattttatttcaagcCCTTAACCATTACAGTCAAGTCATTGGACTACACAGTTTCCACTCTACACAgtgatgatttattttccatttcaAACTTTTAGCTATAGCCTTGAACTTTTCACCATTTACGGTGATTCAAAAGTTTCACACAACATTAGTGCGCAAACAAAATGATGACAAGCtccaacaaatattaaaaatggaCACGCTTGGGAAGATATATATTGAATATCTTTtgataatgttatttttaaaataaaaaatattttagaacgATAAAGAAAGTAAATTGTGTTCATTGCAAAGATCAAATAAAGTGTACATCTAGTAGCATGCATGCTTCAAAAGTCGTTTTGCTATCatagggaaaaagaaaaagcttttTGAGAATAATCCACTTCTCAAACATGTATTaggagaaattttataatatattagagATACTACGTAAGTTAATATAATTAGTGAAAGATGCTAATGCATTTGAAAATGGtaccaaataaaaatgctaaaatTATTCAAAGGTCAAGACCAGCAAAATTATGACGaagaaacatttatttttgagGTTCTATTGCATTATATCCTAATAACCTACTGCCAAAGCAAATCACAACTGACAAATGGACAAAACTTAAAACTCTCTATGATCCTTCTCTCTTCTTGCATCAAGATGGACTAATTGGAATACTCTGTTCATATGTGAAGAAATTATCAGGATCCACCGATGTCTTCACACGCACCAACCTGTCAAAATTATTCTTGAAGTACTTAATCCCATAAATCTTTCCTTCTTCATAAGTACCATTAGTATTGCTACCGATGTCGATATCGCGATAATTGAGAAATGCTTCTCTGGGATTCTTGGAAACATAAGGAGTCATAGCTTCATAAAAAGTTCTTGTCAAATTTAGATAGCGGTTGGTGACTTCAATTCCTGGTTGATTCCAGTTCGCAGAATACTGAATCTTGAATATGTTTCCAGCTCTGTGCGGAAATGGCGTTTCTGTTGCAGGAATCTCACTCATTATTCCGCCGTAAGGATTCCATTGCATTCCCACTTCTCCGAGCTCAATCATCAACTTCCATATTGATTCCAGGCCTGTCTTCGGAATCGGTTCCTGAACATAATCCGATTTTCGTTTCAAAGAGACTTGCGATTTTGGAATCCTGTTAAGTAAAACTTCCAACGGAGTTCCAATTGGTTGATCAAACCAAAATAGAACAGATTCAACCCATCTCATTTCAAAGCAATCCTTTTTCTGTATCCCCAATTCAGGGAAGCTCTGTTTCATCAACGAAAGAAGCTTCTCTGTTTGTCCTAAAAACATGGCAACAAATGAAACTTTTACAGTCTTTTCACCTTCTTTACTTCCATTTACAGCATTAATAAACAATCTTATGAAGAGATCTTGGTCCAATTTGTCGGCCGCAACTTGTTGCCATTTTGCAACCAAGTCAGTAGCGCCTTGTTCCAGGGTTTTCACCACTCGAAACACAGTCACAGTTTCAGGAACCTGAACCAATTTAATCTTCCAGGAAAGAATTACACAGAAGCTCGCTGCACCACCTCCTCTAATAGCCCAAAAAAGATCTTCTCCCATTGATTTTCTATCGAGAATCCTACCCTGAACATCAACAATTTGCGCATCAACGATATTGTCCACTGACAGCCCAAATTTTCTCATCATGTTGCCATATCCGCCTCCGGAAAAATGCCCACCAACACCAAGAGTTGGGCACACTCCAGCAGGGAACCCATGGATTTTACTTGCCTCcgcaattttgtaataaactTCTCCAACCGTTGCGCCGGCTTGAACCCAGGCAGTTTCATCTGTTAAGCTGATGTTAATAGACCGAAGATTGAACATGTCAAGGATGACAAAAGGAACATTGGATACATACGAGAGGCCGTCGTAATCGTGGCCTCCACTCCGGATTCTGATCTGCAAGCCAAACTTTTTTGAGCAAATGACAGTTGCCTGGACATGGGATTCATGCTTGGCAGCCACAATAACGAGTGGCTTCAGTGTTGTTGGTGTAGCAAATCTGAGGTTTCTTACATATGACTGTAAAACGGACGAGAACGAAGCGTTGCTTGAGGTGTAAATGGCTTCGGAGATTGCAATAGAGGATTGAGATTGCATGGAAAGGCATTGGAGAAAGTTTTCTTCAACAGAAGCTGAATTTGCAGCAGAAAATGTGAAGAAAATGATTGAGAAAAGAGAGAACATAATTATACATTTTGAAAACTCCATTTTTTTGCGAATTGTTTTGATCCGTCAACGcttcacacacacaaataTATGATTTAGTGATAATGGTGTTAAATGTTTTGATTAtagatttcttttattattattattatagattCCTTAAATAACAACATATCGGTGTTGgaaaatgcatttattttcttgcccCTAGTCTTGATTCTGTTGGAGATTGTCCAATGAATTTCCAAAATGGATGTTCATTTCTAAGGATGGCTCGATTGGGTTTCTTGCACTAAAATTAATTGCGTTGTCCTCTTTGGGCCGTACTAGATCGAtctcttcgttttcttttcttttttttgagtgggactattggcacccctttAAATATCTCTCAAcacctcttttttttaataaccccattaaaatatttaaaaatattagaacaTTCTTTTAACATCTTTTTTAtgacaaaaatacccttaatttaaattattaatataaactccattttttaatttttgatttgTGAATTTTGAGATAACTAAtcatctattaaaaaaaaagaaagaggaaaaaaaaaggaacttgCTCCACGAAACTGCTACTTTTACGTGGCAAATCACTGAAATGTCAGCACGATCTTGCATACAGCTTTCAGCATCAACTTGTTTTCCACCGACAATCTCTTGCTCTTGCTCCTTCTCCTTCTTTGCGTTTGCGATCGTGCCTGACATTCTCGCTCTCTATACTGGTAACAACTACTTGATATAGAAGATCAAAATCttcatattaatttgttttgaatttgaaagcatttttttaaagttaaaataactTTAGAAACATAATCATGCATTACAAACAAACATGAAATATCAAATTCATCTGTTTAATTACAAATACTTCCCAGCAATTAAGAAAGGTAATATAAACAATAACATGATGCTGttagatatttaaaattttcagtaattatatttatttatatatggtCATTTTGCATTAAAAGTCAGGACTAGAGTAGTACGCCATACCTGATCGAAACAAGACGGTATCATAAATGGCAGGCACTTTACTCCAATGCATGACAATGCATTGTAATTGATGATGACACCTGGCAAACCCTTGGCCACCATGCATGTAATTCTAAGGCCAAATGTTAATTTGGTTTACTGAAGAATATGTTGAGCACAAGTTTTGAATCTTAATTTCCCTCACGAGGTCTCAAGGTTTCTTCTCTGAAGCTTGTTATGATGAGTTGCTGCTGTCGCCAATAATTCCTCATCTGTtaatttggtttatttttttattatcatccTCATCTGTTTGCATGATTATTTTCTCCTAAATTTGAAACTCTTAAATTAAGGTTtaggaaagaaaagagagtTTATACTATATGTtgtataaatgaaaaaatgcagtataaagaattttgaaggggaataaattatttaattttgagtgggggtttaattagaaattatcctattatgtaattttactaaaggttaaaattgtaaaataactaaagGGGTGTTAAGAGGTACTTAGAGTggtgccaatagtcccactcctttttttttcctcatcaCTTTCTCACATACATGATGGACTCACAAGGCC contains:
- the LOC102629234 gene encoding berberine bridge enzyme-like 14 codes for the protein MEFSKCIIMFSLFSIIFFTFSAANSASVEENFLQCLSMQSQSSIAISEAIYTSSNASFSSVLQSYVRNLRFATPTTLKPLVIVAAKHESHVQATVICSKKFGLQIRIRSGGHDYDGLSYVSNVPFVILDMFNLRSINISLTDETAWVQAGATVGEVYYKIAEASKIHGFPAGVCPTLGVGGHFSGGGYGNMMRKFGLSVDNIVDAQIVDVQGRILDRKSMGEDLFWAIRGGGAASFCVILSWKIKLVQVPETVTVFRVVKTLEQGATDLVAKWQQVAADKLDQDLFIRLFINAVNGSKEGEKTVKVSFVAMFLGQTEKLLSLMKQSFPELGIQKKDCFEMRWVESVLFWFDQPIGTPLEVLLNRIPKSQVSLKRKSDYVQEPIPKTGLESIWKLMIELGEVGMQWNPYGGIMSEIPATETPFPHRAGNIFKIQYSANWNQPGIEVTNRYLNLTRTFYEAMTPYVSKNPREAFLNYRDIDIGSNTNGTYEEGKIYGIKYFKNNFDRLVRVKTSVDPDNFFTYEQSIPISPS